In a genomic window of Streptomyces sp. NBC_01231:
- a CDS encoding PucR family transcriptional regulator — protein MDSRTDQRFETHGGGITVQRALELPGLRSGLPEVLAGADRLHRTVRWVHAGEVPHIASLLKGGELLLTTGYGLGTRPVDQRVFVRTLVERGIAALVVELGPRFARLPSALVDTARAAGLPLVQLHREVPFVTVTEEIHTEIVNGHYALLQRAEEVHRRCTEALLGGGGIPQVLGILADFGGNPVFLETTDGRLLFAAGAGPEGADPLQVWEGLRGQYKDTPPAGSVLVDVPGGGPGTAAVRARLVLLPVRAPLAPVHGMAAERAAGILAVVLMQARQEEELAARGRGDFLTDLAEGRVAAQDAPAQARVLGFKPGDSPLLPVVMRLGDALPPGGGWAVLARAVAEELASLGVPVLLGVRPVEGRVPLLLGLRSESERSVVADRVAAALRAGVERAGTQRPGAQPPVVVVGVAGGWAAASAGLRHAAETATAAQGLSDRPWYDARRLDIDLLLWRLRDHPDLAAFVDRAIGPVRDHDRRSKPPLLPTLETYLAHAGRKAETARELHLNRQTLYNRLARIGELLGTDLDDPQTVLALSLALRARRLVP, from the coding sequence ATGGACAGCCGCACGGACCAACGATTCGAGACCCACGGCGGCGGGATCACCGTGCAGCGCGCTCTCGAACTGCCGGGCCTGCGCAGCGGCCTGCCCGAGGTCCTCGCGGGCGCCGACCGGCTGCACCGAACCGTCCGCTGGGTGCACGCGGGCGAGGTGCCCCACATCGCCTCGCTGCTCAAGGGCGGCGAACTGCTGTTGACCACGGGATACGGCCTCGGCACCCGCCCGGTCGACCAGCGCGTGTTCGTGCGCACCCTCGTCGAACGTGGCATCGCGGCCCTCGTCGTGGAACTCGGCCCGCGCTTCGCCCGTTTGCCCTCGGCCCTGGTCGACACGGCCCGCGCGGCCGGTCTGCCGCTGGTCCAACTGCATCGCGAGGTGCCGTTCGTGACCGTCACCGAGGAGATCCACACCGAGATCGTCAACGGTCACTACGCCCTGCTCCAGCGGGCGGAAGAGGTGCACCGTCGTTGCACGGAGGCCCTGCTGGGCGGTGGCGGGATACCGCAGGTCCTCGGCATCCTGGCCGACTTCGGCGGTAACCCGGTCTTCCTGGAGACAACGGACGGCCGGCTCCTGTTCGCCGCCGGGGCCGGCCCCGAGGGCGCGGATCCGCTCCAGGTGTGGGAGGGGCTGCGCGGCCAGTACAAGGACACCCCGCCGGCCGGCTCGGTCCTGGTGGACGTTCCGGGCGGCGGGCCGGGGACGGCGGCGGTCCGGGCCCGCCTCGTCCTGCTGCCCGTACGCGCGCCGCTCGCGCCCGTGCACGGCATGGCCGCCGAACGGGCTGCGGGCATCCTGGCCGTGGTCCTGATGCAGGCCCGCCAGGAGGAGGAACTGGCGGCGCGCGGACGCGGGGATTTCCTGACCGACCTCGCCGAGGGCCGAGTGGCGGCCCAGGACGCGCCCGCGCAGGCGCGCGTTCTGGGCTTCAAGCCGGGTGACAGCCCGCTGCTGCCCGTGGTGATGCGACTCGGGGACGCCCTGCCCCCGGGTGGCGGCTGGGCGGTCCTGGCGCGTGCGGTCGCGGAGGAGCTGGCGTCGTTGGGGGTGCCGGTCCTGTTGGGCGTACGACCGGTCGAGGGCCGTGTCCCGCTGCTGCTGGGCCTGCGGTCGGAGTCGGAGAGGTCGGTCGTCGCGGACCGGGTCGCGGCGGCGCTGCGGGCGGGCGTGGAGCGGGCCGGGACGCAGCGGCCGGGGGCGCAGCCGCCGGTGGTGGTCGTCGGGGTGGCCGGCGGCTGGGCGGCGGCCTCGGCGGGGCTCAGGCACGCGGCGGAGACGGCGACGGCGGCCCAGGGCCTGTCGGACCGCCCCTGGTACGACGCCCGCCGCCTGGACATCGACCTTCTGCTGTGGCGGCTGCGCGACCACCCGGACCTGGCGGCCTTCGTGGACCGTGCGATCGGCCCGGTCCGGGACCACGACCGCCGCTCCAAGCCGCCGCTGCTGCCCACCCTGGAGACGTATCTGGCGCACGCGGGACGCAAGGCGGAGACAGCCCGCGAACTCCACCTCAACCGGCAGACGTTGTACAACCGACTGGCGCGGATCGGGGAGTTGCTGGGTACCGATCTCGACGATCCGCAGACGGTACTGGCGTTGAGCCTGGCCCTGCGGGCACGCCGGCTGGTGCCGTAG
- a CDS encoding glycosyltransferase family 4 protein, with protein sequence MTPVSSHSPPGQSPLRTVQVLGGGNAGSSAHVRSLASGLVARGVRVTVCAPVEADRAYDFTGAGAEHVHVPRSSDPGSVAALRQACTGADLVHAHGLHASFRAVLALSGRRTPLIVTWHDRAYAEGARAHFLRLLERRVVKTATVVLGTTSTLVDRARRTGARDARLAAVALPGPREILEPEDPDRPRAKIRAELGATGRPLLMAVGSLDRHRGYDMLLDAARAWRHLDPVPLVVIAGEGPSRAELQGRIEGEGLPVRLIGRREDVTELLAAADLALLPNSGESRSVLAQEALHARVPLVATVSGAVPELVGDAAELVPPQNPEAFADAVVRLLGDPERQESLRNKGARQAATWPSEDETVAQVLSVYDELTQLRPLI encoded by the coding sequence GTGACCCCCGTGAGCAGCCACTCACCGCCCGGCCAGTCGCCGCTGCGCACCGTGCAGGTGCTCGGCGGGGGCAACGCCGGCAGCAGCGCGCATGTGCGCTCCCTGGCCTCCGGGCTGGTGGCGCGGGGCGTGCGGGTCACCGTGTGTGCCCCCGTCGAGGCCGATCGTGCCTACGACTTCACCGGCGCCGGTGCCGAACACGTGCACGTGCCGCGCAGCAGCGACCCGGGGTCCGTGGCCGCGCTGCGGCAGGCGTGCACCGGCGCCGACCTGGTGCACGCGCACGGACTGCACGCCTCCTTCCGCGCCGTGCTCGCGCTCAGCGGACGGCGCACCCCGCTCATCGTCACCTGGCACGACCGGGCGTACGCCGAGGGCGCGCGCGCCCACTTCCTGCGGCTTCTGGAGCGACGGGTGGTCAAGACCGCCACCGTGGTACTCGGCACCACCTCCACCCTCGTGGACCGGGCACGCCGTACCGGAGCACGGGACGCGCGGCTCGCCGCCGTGGCGCTGCCCGGTCCCCGCGAGATCCTCGAGCCGGAGGACCCCGACCGGCCGCGGGCCAAGATCCGGGCCGAACTCGGTGCCACCGGGCGCCCGTTGCTGATGGCCGTCGGCTCCCTCGACCGGCACCGGGGCTACGACATGCTGCTGGACGCCGCGCGCGCGTGGCGCCACCTAGATCCCGTGCCGCTGGTGGTGATCGCGGGAGAGGGACCGTCGCGCGCCGAGTTGCAGGGGCGGATCGAGGGCGAGGGGCTGCCGGTCCGGCTCATCGGACGGCGGGAGGACGTCACCGAGTTGCTCGCCGCCGCCGACCTCGCTTTGCTGCCGAACAGCGGGGAGTCGCGGTCCGTCCTCGCCCAGGAAGCGCTCCACGCGCGCGTGCCGCTCGTCGCCACCGTCTCCGGCGCCGTCCCCGAACTCGTGGGCGACGCGGCCGAACTCGTCCCGCCCCAAAACCCCGAGGCGTTCGCCGACGCCGTCGTACGCCTCCTCGGCGACCCCGAGCGTCAGGAGTCGCTCCGGAACAAGGGCGCCCGGCAGGCGGCCACCTGGCCCTCCGAGGACGAGACCGTCGCCCAGGTCCTCAGCGTCTACGACGAGTTGACCCAACTCAGGCCGTTGATCTAG